The following are from one region of the Actinoplanes sp. L3-i22 genome:
- a CDS encoding HEXXH motif-containing putative peptide modification protein, translating to MDDQDELAVWVRDDLAGGPGSAEATAQLAPVHEALVRARVVTLGTGSPTGWTALVALDESAPDAVREVLTYPFTRRADASYLGNIAIAAAAHAGAEISLELPVRDGLTALPTLGALRVPGNPAVVEVRASAIRDSSVRGWLPLRSARCGPIEVALEDTDPWRDAYRGLAVSGRLDDAEVTAWQHRLDDAIECLRSHAPEYLPGIFATLRTIVPLRPDGDGRQRSGSARTSFGAVAVTPAEPDALAMMLVHEVQHLKLGVVLDVCPMFDPRDPRRIAVPWRDDPRPVEGVLQGMYAFLAVADVWRRRPGTIAAGRSAEIRGWLDVTLDRLLDGTSLNTAGRRFAAGMRAAVDRW from the coding sequence ATGGATGATCAGGACGAACTGGCCGTCTGGGTGCGCGACGATCTCGCCGGCGGGCCGGGCAGCGCGGAGGCGACCGCGCAGCTGGCGCCGGTCCACGAGGCCCTGGTCCGGGCCCGCGTCGTCACGCTCGGCACCGGCAGTCCGACGGGGTGGACCGCCCTGGTCGCGCTCGACGAGTCCGCGCCGGACGCGGTCCGGGAGGTCCTGACGTATCCGTTCACGCGGCGCGCTGACGCGTCGTACCTCGGCAACATCGCCATCGCCGCGGCGGCCCACGCCGGTGCCGAGATCAGTCTCGAACTGCCGGTCCGGGATGGGCTGACGGCGCTGCCCACGCTCGGCGCCCTGCGTGTGCCGGGCAACCCGGCGGTGGTCGAGGTCCGCGCTTCGGCGATCCGAGATTCTTCGGTACGGGGTTGGCTCCCGCTCCGCTCGGCGCGTTGCGGTCCGATCGAGGTCGCTCTGGAGGACACCGACCCGTGGCGCGACGCGTACCGCGGGCTGGCCGTCTCGGGTCGCTTGGACGACGCCGAGGTCACCGCCTGGCAGCATCGCCTGGACGACGCGATCGAGTGCCTGAGATCCCACGCCCCCGAGTATCTGCCCGGGATCTTCGCGACGCTGCGGACGATCGTGCCGCTGCGCCCCGACGGCGACGGAAGGCAGCGCAGCGGTTCCGCACGCACCTCGTTCGGCGCCGTCGCCGTCACTCCGGCGGAGCCGGACGCTCTGGCGATGATGCTGGTCCACGAGGTACAGCATCTGAAGCTGGGCGTGGTCCTGGACGTCTGCCCGATGTTCGACCCGCGCGATCCGCGCCGGATCGCCGTCCCCTGGCGCGACGACCCACGGCCGGTCGAGGGTGTCCTGCAGGGCATGTACGCGTTCCTGGCAGTCGCCGACGTCTGGCGCCGCCGGCCCGGGACGATCGCGGCGGGCCGCTCCGCCGAGATCCGTGGCTGGCTGGATGTCACCCTCGACCGGCTGCTCGACGGCACAAGCCTGAACACCGCAGGTCGCCGTTTCGCAGCCGGGATGCGCGCCGCCGTGGACCGCTGGTGA
- a CDS encoding TIR-like protein FxsC translates to MTTSADRSPIFFMSYAHRPNSGGDRRVQEFYELVRGHVDELLGLPVGQEAGFIEAEPTGERWSADLAHAIGHCQVLVPLVSPRYAQSEWCAREWNAFLSRPRSTLPGAPSSPGHIPVIPVWWTPASSARLPAAVHAVQFFTADGLPRPGQAQMYHHEGLYGLPQLGRPGLEVYEAVAWLLARRITDCYGTQDIAIGDVDLTGLSTRFEEDL, encoded by the coding sequence GTGACCACGAGCGCCGACCGGTCGCCGATCTTCTTCATGAGCTACGCACATCGGCCGAACAGTGGCGGCGACCGCCGCGTGCAGGAGTTCTACGAGCTGGTCCGCGGGCATGTCGACGAGTTGCTGGGCCTCCCGGTGGGGCAGGAGGCCGGGTTCATCGAGGCGGAGCCGACCGGCGAGCGATGGTCGGCGGACCTGGCACATGCGATCGGGCACTGCCAGGTGCTGGTCCCGCTCGTCTCGCCGCGCTACGCACAGAGCGAGTGGTGCGCCCGGGAGTGGAACGCGTTCCTCTCCCGGCCGCGGAGCACGCTGCCCGGTGCCCCCTCGTCGCCGGGCCATATCCCGGTGATCCCGGTCTGGTGGACGCCGGCCTCGTCGGCCCGGTTGCCGGCCGCGGTCCACGCCGTGCAGTTCTTCACCGCCGACGGCCTGCCCCGGCCGGGGCAGGCTCAGATGTACCACCACGAGGGGTTGTACGGACTGCCGCAGCTCGGCCGGCCGGGCCTGGAGGTGTACGAGGCGGTGGCGTGGCTCCTGGCGAGGCGGATCACCGACTGCTACGGGACCCAGGACATCGCGATCGGGGACGTCGACCTCACCGGCTTGAGCACACGGTTCGAGGAGGACCTCTGA
- a CDS encoding sigma-70 family RNA polymerase sigma factor, with protein MTAEDIAELRPELVGYCYRMLGSAFEADDAAQETIIRAWRREDSFEGRSSFRTWVYRIATNVCLDLLRERGRRAVPMDLGPSSTVASFSPAEPPEQLWLTPLPTDPGDVVADRETIRLAFVAALQHLPARQRAVLILRDVLAWPAAEVAVLLEATTGAVNAMLLRARATLSTQEDASERPLSGDERELVARYADAFQRYDVDALVKLLHEDAVQSMPPIAAWLRGAVEIGRFFTGPGAECRDSRLVPITGNGMPGHAHYRRAGDRWTAWSIQLLEIRGDRIAGLHNFLDTRLFATFGLPTVYSAPARTGTGHLPGRGR; from the coding sequence ATGACCGCCGAGGACATCGCTGAGCTGCGGCCCGAGCTGGTCGGCTACTGCTACCGGATGCTCGGGTCGGCCTTCGAGGCCGATGACGCGGCGCAGGAGACCATCATCCGGGCCTGGCGGCGCGAGGATTCCTTCGAAGGAAGATCCTCTTTCCGTACGTGGGTCTACCGCATCGCCACCAATGTCTGCCTCGACCTGTTGCGGGAGCGGGGCCGGCGGGCCGTGCCGATGGATCTCGGCCCGTCTTCCACCGTCGCCTCGTTCTCCCCGGCCGAGCCGCCCGAGCAGCTGTGGCTCACCCCGCTGCCGACCGATCCCGGTGACGTCGTCGCCGACCGGGAGACCATCCGGCTCGCGTTCGTCGCGGCGCTGCAGCATCTGCCCGCCCGGCAGCGGGCCGTGCTGATCCTGCGGGACGTGCTGGCCTGGCCGGCCGCCGAGGTCGCGGTCCTGCTGGAGGCGACCACCGGCGCGGTCAACGCGATGCTGCTGCGCGCCCGCGCGACCCTGTCCACCCAGGAGGACGCGTCCGAGCGGCCGCTCAGCGGCGACGAGCGGGAGCTGGTCGCCCGCTACGCCGACGCCTTCCAGCGGTACGACGTGGATGCCCTGGTCAAGCTCCTGCACGAGGACGCGGTCCAGTCGATGCCGCCGATCGCCGCGTGGCTGCGTGGCGCGGTCGAGATCGGCCGGTTCTTCACCGGGCCGGGCGCCGAGTGCCGCGACTCCCGGCTGGTCCCGATCACCGGGAACGGGATGCCCGGGCACGCGCACTACCGGCGCGCCGGGGACCGCTGGACGGCCTGGTCGATCCAGTTGCTCGAGATCCGCGGCGACCGGATCGCCGGGCTGCACAACTTCCTCGACACGCGACTTTTCGCGACTTTCGGGCTGCCGACCGTCTACTCCGCGCCCGCGCGCACGGGAACGGGCCATCTTCCGGGCCGAGGCCGGTGA
- a CDS encoding FXSXX-COOH protein — protein sequence MSADDESDGDGDADLEERRPPLEDLRRTPLGSIDPLRAAWLSRDDEPDATDPGRIDSAQFGSAI from the coding sequence ATGAGTGCCGACGACGAATCCGATGGCGACGGCGACGCTGATCTCGAAGAGCGCCGGCCGCCGCTGGAAGATCTGCGCCGAACCCCGCTGGGTAGCATCGACCCGCTGCGGGCGGCCTGGCTGTCCAGGGATGACGAACCCGACGCGACGGATCCGGGTCGGATCGACTCGGCGCAGTTCGGCTCGGCGATCTAG
- a CDS encoding peptidoglycan-binding protein codes for MRIRRFVPLIVVALVVAGCGEQRLTKKQEAVAEAQADLAAQVQAFCGSGASYVTALDRYGDLITATAPTVGDVKAAGAELAGPRDDVLAAADGITSAREALAEAEKELAAAQVKASVSPSVTTSASPLVPATTVSRVKQADADFAAAQQGVTDQTPLRQASERFNAAAVALEMSWLRLLADAGCVSEDQHRQARDYTLAVQKSLAEAGYYENEVDGVYGPSTVAAVQAVQKAHGLSQTGTVDKATDAALRADLQAKGGAAIASTAAVQQTLKLAGFWSGPVDGAWTDELTAALKAFQSSLGVEPTGAVDAATVAAVEHAREQPAPSASR; via the coding sequence ATGCGGATCCGGCGGTTCGTGCCGCTGATCGTGGTGGCGCTCGTGGTGGCCGGCTGCGGCGAGCAACGGCTGACCAAGAAGCAGGAGGCGGTCGCCGAGGCGCAGGCCGACCTGGCCGCCCAGGTGCAGGCGTTCTGCGGTAGCGGCGCGTCCTATGTCACCGCACTGGACCGCTACGGCGATCTGATCACCGCGACCGCGCCGACGGTGGGTGACGTGAAGGCGGCCGGCGCGGAACTGGCCGGCCCGCGCGACGACGTGCTGGCCGCCGCGGACGGCATCACGTCGGCGCGGGAGGCACTCGCCGAGGCCGAGAAGGAGCTGGCCGCCGCCCAGGTCAAAGCATCCGTGTCGCCGTCGGTGACGACGTCGGCGAGTCCTCTGGTCCCGGCCACCACGGTGAGCCGGGTGAAGCAGGCCGACGCCGACTTCGCGGCCGCCCAGCAGGGTGTCACCGATCAGACGCCGCTGCGGCAGGCCTCGGAGCGGTTCAACGCGGCCGCCGTCGCCCTGGAGATGTCGTGGCTGCGGCTGCTGGCCGACGCCGGCTGTGTGAGCGAGGACCAGCACCGGCAGGCACGTGACTACACCCTGGCGGTGCAGAAGTCCCTCGCTGAGGCCGGATACTACGAGAACGAGGTCGACGGGGTGTACGGGCCGTCTACGGTGGCCGCGGTTCAGGCCGTACAAAAAGCGCATGGTCTTTCGCAGACCGGAACCGTGGACAAGGCCACGGACGCGGCGCTGCGGGCCGACCTGCAGGCCAAGGGCGGTGCGGCGATCGCGTCCACCGCGGCCGTGCAGCAGACCCTGAAGCTGGCCGGTTTCTGGTCCGGCCCGGTCGACGGCGCCTGGACCGACGAGCTGACCGCGGCCCTGAAGGCGTTCCAGAGCTCCCTGGGCGTCGAGCCGACCGGCGCGGTCGACGCGGCGACCGTCGCCGCCGTCGAACACGCCCGCGAGCAGCCGGCCCCGTCCGCCTCGCGTTGA
- a CDS encoding TIR-like protein FxsC: MIFFVSHAHVARLSGRTDPWVRKFFDDLEAAVRQRAGDGGFYDARLEPGIDQKERLATAIGTAQVFVPLYSPHYFGNSWAGAELASFRSRLKHLAPGTAARHMVPVVWVPLPPWLSRPEVDAAYAGHKDPEYAANGMRALAMLSVYRQSYQELIGELADRITAVARDHPLDPSPAGPLAPQPTGADRPALIVSAVTGGDPLAWRLPGHDLPVVEYVAEVAQRLGVPAQVVPSHEVLDRTARRPCVLLIDGDTRPEVLQAAVHDLPRWVVVQLITTPSPDLTSILRTAGLPAVVPVHGLADFERNAPLLVTEARKQYLRYGPVVTAPGLPRPSLRRTVDDRRG; encoded by the coding sequence ATGATCTTCTTCGTGAGTCACGCGCACGTGGCGCGCCTGTCCGGCCGTACCGATCCATGGGTGCGGAAATTCTTCGACGACCTGGAGGCGGCGGTCCGGCAGCGGGCCGGGGACGGCGGCTTCTACGACGCGCGGCTGGAGCCGGGCATCGATCAGAAGGAGCGGCTGGCCACCGCGATCGGGACGGCGCAGGTGTTCGTGCCGCTCTACTCCCCGCATTACTTCGGCAACTCGTGGGCGGGCGCCGAGCTCGCCTCGTTCCGGTCCCGGCTGAAACACCTCGCCCCGGGCACGGCGGCACGGCACATGGTGCCGGTGGTCTGGGTGCCGCTGCCGCCGTGGTTGAGCCGCCCGGAGGTCGACGCGGCGTACGCCGGGCACAAGGACCCGGAGTACGCCGCGAACGGGATGCGGGCGCTGGCCATGCTCAGCGTGTACCGGCAGTCCTACCAGGAGCTGATCGGCGAGCTCGCCGACCGGATCACCGCGGTGGCGCGCGACCACCCGCTCGATCCGTCGCCGGCCGGGCCACTGGCGCCGCAGCCGACCGGCGCCGACCGGCCCGCGCTGATCGTGTCGGCGGTGACCGGGGGTGACCCGCTCGCGTGGCGGTTGCCGGGCCACGACCTGCCGGTCGTCGAATACGTCGCGGAGGTGGCGCAGCGGCTGGGCGTGCCGGCCCAGGTCGTACCGTCGCATGAGGTTCTTGATCGGACCGCACGGCGGCCCTGCGTGCTGCTCATCGACGGCGACACCCGCCCCGAGGTGCTCCAGGCGGCCGTGCATGACCTGCCCCGATGGGTGGTCGTCCAGCTGATCACGACGCCCTCGCCGGACCTCACCAGCATCCTGCGGACCGCCGGGCTTCCGGCGGTTGTCCCGGTGCACGGCCTGGCCGATTTCGAGCGCAACGCGCCGCTGCTGGTCACCGAGGCCCGGAAGCAGTACCTGCGGTACGGCCCGGTGGTCACCGCACCCGGATTGCCCCGGCCGAGTCTGCGCCGGACCGTCGACGACCGGCGAGGATAG